From the genome of Glycine max cultivar Williams 82 chromosome 2, Glycine_max_v4.0, whole genome shotgun sequence, one region includes:
- the LOC100796320 gene encoding receptor-like protein kinase FERONIA has protein sequence MSFLSITFITLFLLSHHYIHHPQANTPVDRFTINCGASVISSDGERTWMGDTDSMLLSSQDSTVSAKPTSQSPSTNHVPFTTARMSRSQFNYSFPVTPGPKFLRLFFYPASYPSFPHTDSSFKVQCNQFLLLDSFNASLNVDAVKKETIFREYIVYVGDNQMLILSFTPFQPNSYAFINGIEVFSMPSYLYYTSATDTGFTFVGSGTLFSIQSSAVLETYYRIKVGGQGISPGNDTGLFRNWIGHDEDYLITHNLKNNLPGDTDAKMNIIVNPDYVAPKELYSIARDMGSNATLNKISNLIWEFPVDSGCTYMIRLHFCELDPHVYDIGDRVFFIYIASQLAESGADVMSWSQKQKGLAVYKDYAILIPKNDTEKKVNLSLQMHPYQSSWDTEYSGPFLNGLEIFKISDFHLPVQEGHDSMLPVTLWVVSGVFFVLFLFISATYERRQLLLSTNKSINTEDSSLPSDDSHLCRRFSIVEIKVATKNFDDVLIVGVGGFGHVYKGYIDGSSNPVAIKRLKPGSQQGAREFLNEIEMLSELRHRHLVSLIGYCSDDNEMILVYDFMTRGNLRDHLYDTDNPPLSWKQRLQICIGAARGLRYLHSGAKHMIIHRDVKTTNILLDEKWVAKVSDFGLSRIGPTDMSKSHVSTAVKGSFGYLDPEYYNRQRLTEKSDVYSFGVVLFEILCARPPLIHTAEPEELSLANWARYCYQSGTLVQIVDPMLKGSIVPECFTKFCEIGVSCLLQDGMHRPSMNDVVSMLESALQLQEGVEQLKNVGIVTVQVHEERKGNGDNVFNSNEHDYHFKDSDTLLRFLRDNRPKDMVTKWN, from the coding sequence ATGAGCTTCCTCAGTATCACCTTCATAACACTCTTCCTCCTTTCCCACCACTACATACACCACCCCCAAGCGAATACCCCAGTGGACCGTTTTACCATCAATTGTGGCGCCTCCGTGATATCCTCCGACGGTGAAAGAACTTGGATGGGGGACACAGACTCAATGCTTTTATCCAGTCAAGATAGCACCGTTTCTGCTAAACCAACATCACAATCTCCATCTACCAATCATGTTCCCTTTACCACTGCACGCATGTCACGTTCCCAATTCAACTACTCCTTCCCCGTTACCCCAGGCCCCAAATTCCTTCGTCTCTTCTTCTACCCAGCTTCTTATCCTTCCTTTCCCCACACCGATTCCTCCTTCAAAGTTCAATGCAACCAATTTCTTCTCCTCGACAGTTTTAATGCCTCTTTAAACGTCGATGCTGTAAAAAAGGAAACCATCTTCAGAGAATACATCGTCTATGTGGGCGACAATCAGATGCTTATCCTCAGCTTCACTCCGTTCCAACCAAACTCCTATGCTTTCATCAATGGAATCGAGGTCTTTTCCATGCCAAGCTACCTGTATTACACGTCAGCTACCGACACAGGATTCACGTTTGTGGGAAGTGGCACACTATTCAGCATCCAAAGCAGTGCTGTATTGGAGACATATTATAGAATCAAAGTGGGAGGCCAAGGAATCTCGCCTGGAAACGATACTGGTTTGTTCAGGAACTGGATTGGTCACGATGAAGATTATTTAATTACACATAATCTAAAGAATAATCTACCAGGCGACACGGATGCTAAGATGAACATAATTGTGAATCCTGATTACGTGGCACCCAAAGAACTTTATAGTATAGCACGTGACATGGGATCAAATGCCACTCTGAACAAAATCAGCAACCTGATTTGGGAGTTCCCTGTTGATTCTGGCTGCACCTACATGATAAGGCTCCACTTTTGCGAGCTTGATCCGCATGTTTATGACATCGGTGATAGGGTGTTCTTCATTTACATAGCAAGCCAGTTGGCCGAGAGTGGCGCTGATGTTATGAGCTGGAGCCAGAAACAGAAAGGTCTGGCTGTGTACAAAGACTATGCCATTTTGATTCCCAAGAATGATACTGAGAAAAAGGTTAATCTGTCGCTCCAGATGCATCCTTATCAAAGTAGTTGGGATACCGAATACTCCGGCCCTTTCTTGAATggtctcgagatattcaaaatCAGCGACTTTCACTTGCCCGTCCAAGAAGGACATGACAGCATGCTTCCTGTCACCTTGTGGGTGGTATCTggtgttttctttgttttgtttctcttcaTATCGGCAACCTACGAGCGCCGTCAACTCTTGCTTTCCACGAACAAGTCAATCAACACGGAGGATTCTTCTTTGCCATCAGATGACTCCCATCTCTGTCGTCGCTTCTCCATCGTTGAGATTAAAGTTGCAACCAAAAACTTTGATGACGTCTTAATTGTCGGCGTCGGGGGATTTGGCCATGTCTACAAGGGCTACATTGACGGTAGTTCCAACCCTGTGGCCATCAAGCGCCTCAAACCGGGTTCGCAACAGGGGGCTCGTGAGTTTCtgaatgaaattgagatgcttTCAGAGCTCCGCCATCGCCATCTCGTCTCTCTCATCGGCTACTGCAGTGATGACAATGAGATGATACTAGTCTACGATTTCATGACACGTGGCAATCTCCGTGATCATCTCTATGACACCGATAATCCCCCTCTCTCATGGAAGCAAAGATTGCAGATTTGCATTGGTGCTGCGCGCGGGCTGCGTTATCTTCACAGTGGCGCGAAGCACATGATCATCCACCGTGATGTGAAAACAACCAACATCTTGTTGGATGAGAAGTGGGTGGCCAAGGTTTCAGACTTCGGCCTATCCAGAATTGGGCCCACGGACATGTCCAAATCCCATGTCAGCACTGCTGTGAAAGGAAGTTTTGGATATTTAGACCCAGAGTATTATAATCGGCAACGTTTGACGGAGAAGTCTGACGTATACTCTTTTGGGGTTGTGCTGTTTGAGATACTGTGTGCTCGTCCACCTCTAATCCACACTGCAGAGCCTGAAGAATTATCGCTAGCTAATTGGGCTAGGTACTGTTACCAAAGTGGGACCCTGGTGCAAATTGTGGACCCCATGTTGAAGGGAAGCATCGTGCCTGAGTGCTTTACCAAGTTTTGCGAGATCGGGGTGAGTTGTTTGTTACAAGATGGGATGCATAGACCGTCGATGAATGATGTCGTTTCAATGCTGGAGTCTGCACTGCAGCTGCAAGAGGGAGTGGAGCAATTAAAAAATGTTGGTATTGTTACTGTCCAAGTTCatgaagaaagaaagggaaatgGTGACAATGTCTTTAATAGCAATGAGCATGACTACCATTTCAAGGATAGTGATACATTGCTCCGGTTTCTCCGAGATAATCGACCCAAAGACATGGTGACCAAATGGAATTAA